In Maridesulfovibrio sp., the genomic stretch AGGTTGGAAAAGATATTGCTTCGGGCAAAACAGGGGAAGCGAGTATTGATGATGTTGCTGAAGTAGCTTTGAAAACAGGTTTAGGTTCGCAGGAGATTCAGAAAACAATTCAGAGCGGGGTTAAGGCTGGTAAAAGGGTTGTCGAAGAGAACAACCCTTATTCGAGCCTTGAAACCGCTCCGTGGCCCATCCCTGCTAAGAATGTCTTTTATGGCTTGGCGGGGGAATTTGCACAATTTGCAGTCGAACAATCTGAAGCAGATCCTATTGGTGTCCTTGCTACTTTCTTATGCCGCTTTGGCGTTGAGATCGGTCACTCTCCGCATATGTTTGCTGGGGAAAAGCAGTATGGCAGAATTAATGTTGTGCTGGTCGGCCAAAGTTCAAAGGCTCGAAAAGGCACATCCGCTTTGCCAATTCGTGAACTTTTCAGTTTCAATGAAAAGCAATGGATTCCCGCACACACTTCTCAAGGGCCGCTTTCCAGTGGGGAGGGTCTAATTCATGCCATTCGTGACCCAGAACATAAGTTTCAGGTGGATAAGAGTACTGGTGTTTGTGAATCCATTACGACAGATCCCGGTGTTGAAGACAAACGGCTGTTTATTCTGGATCAGGAATTTGCTGGAGCTCTTGCCTGTACTAAAAGGGAAGGGAATACCCTTTCAACTATCATCCGCACCTTGTTTGATGGTGGAACCATCGAGCCGCTGACAAAAACCAGCAGACTCGTGGCCACAAATCCTCACGTAGCTATCACAACACATATTACGTTGCAGGAACTGCACGCCCGTCTTGACCGAGTCGAGATATTTAATGGCTTTGCCAACCGCTTTTTATGGCTCTGCGTTCGCAGAACAAAACTCATTCCTTTTCCTGAACCGCTGAATGTTTCGATGGTGAAACAATTTCAAGATAAACTGATCTCCCTTCTAAAATTATCAAAGTCACGTTCGCAGATGGATTTCAGTCCCGAAGCAAAAAAAGAGTGGGGGGACATCTATCCATTCCTTGCAAAAGAACGGGCAGATCTTCTTGGCTCAGTGCTTAATAGATCAGAAGCGTATGTCAGGCGCATAGCGTTAATTTATGCCCTGCTTGATGGATGTGAGAGTGTTGAAC encodes the following:
- a CDS encoding bifunctional DNA primase/polymerase gives rise to the protein MLDYLHINASSISSAALLYARSGIPVFPCTDKRPCVSGGFNAASTDLDQINAWWQRFPDANIGSPTGANSFVLDIDPPHGEESLAFLESNNSLLPETLTQRTGSGGRHLFFSKPVGMDIRNSAGKLGLGLDIRGTGGYVILPPSIHKSGNSYQWITEVSPVEAPAWLIELIVQNSKSGLSASNSSTKNIPYVQSLLEAKEGTRNDSLNKVAFQVGKDIASGKTGEASIDDVAEVALKTGLGSQEIQKTIQSGVKAGKRVVEENNPYSSLETAPWPIPAKNVFYGLAGEFAQFAVEQSEADPIGVLATFLCRFGVEIGHSPHMFAGEKQYGRINVVLVGQSSKARKGTSALPIRELFSFNEKQWIPAHTSQGPLSSGEGLIHAIRDPEHKFQVDKSTGVCESITTDPGVEDKRLFILDQEFAGALACTKREGNTLSTIIRTLFDGGTIEPLTKTSRLVATNPHVAITTHITLQELHARLDRVEIFNGFANRFLWLCVRRTKLIPFPEPLNVSMVKQFQDKLISLLKLSKSRSQMDFSPEAKKEWGDIYPFLAKERADLLGSVLNRSEAYVRRIALIYALLDGCESVELSHLRAALSLWDFCEQSAQFIFAGMETDSTCQKILEALEESGGSLDTSGLYKFFGNHISKKKMTVALNNLLASKNIRLDEMKPEGGGRPRKLFYLCE